In Fusobacterium nucleatum, the genomic stretch TTTAGAAATTCTATTATACCTTTATTGCAAGAATATTTTTATGATGACTTTGAAAAAATAAAATCTGTTTTAGGAGATAATAATTTTATATCTTCAAAAAATATTTCTATAAATTTAAAAGGAAATAATCAAAAAAAATATATTTATAAAATAGATGAGGAAGCATTAAAAGTTCCTGAAAACTATCAAAAAATATATTCTTCTAATGAAGATGAGGAATAGTGATAGTGTGATATGGAAGAAAAAATATTTATATTTAGAGAATTTCAAAAAATAACTTATAATAAAAATAAAAAAATATTCTTTAAGTTAAAAAAATATATTAAAGATAATAATTTAGAAGATAACTATGAGTTTTTTAAAATTACAAAAGATGTTATTGTTCCACAAAATTTTGTAGGAACAATACTTCTTGATGATATTCAAATAGATATATTACCTAAAATCCCTTTGGTAGAAAATAATATTGAAGCAGAAAAAATCAGATTCTTAGAGATATTACAAAATATTGATTATTTCAAAGAGAAGATTTTTAGTAACTCAAAAATTGAAATAATAGATACATCAATTTTAGAATTATTTATACATCTTTTTATAGAAGAAGTTGAAAAAATAGTAAAAAAAGGTTTAATATATAAATATGTGGATAAAAATGAAAATCTTAATGTATTTAAAGGTAAGCTAGATATTAATAGTCATATAAAATATAATTTTTCACATAAAGAAAGATTTTTTATGAAATTTGATGAATTCTCTGTTAATTCCTTAGAAAATATTATTATAAAATTAACTATTCAAAAACTAAAAAAAGTTTCTATTAACCCTAAAAATAAAGAAAATTTGAATAAAATTGGACATTATTTTGAGAATGTTACTATTTTAGAGAATTCTATTGAAAATTTAAAATATCTTACTTTTGACAGAATGAATGACTATTATAAAAATGCTATTCAATGGTCTAAAATATTTTTAGATAATCAATCTTCATCTATATTTTCTACAAATAATGGAGAAATACCAAGTATACTTTTTCCTATGGAAACAATTTTTGAAAATTATATAGCAAATAAATTAGTAAATATAATTCAAGAAAAATCTTACTGTGAACTTTTATTTAAAATACAAGATAGCTCTTGTTCAATATTTTCAAGTATAAGTTTGAATAATACCAAAATTGATAATAATATTTTGAGAATAAGACCAGATATTGTTATAAAAAATAAAAATATAAAGGAAATATTTATTTTAGATACTAAATGGAAGGTTTTGAATAAATTAGATGATAAATTTAAAATTTCAACAGAGGATATTTATCAAATGTTAGCCTATGTAAAAACATATAATGATAGAAATAAAAATAATTATACTTGTAAAAAAGCATATTTAATTTATCCAGCTACCAATATGAGAGAGAATACATTTTCTGCCAAAGATAAACTTATATTCAAAACAGATGATTTTGAGTTAAATATTTATTTTGTTGATTTGAGTTCAGATGAAAATACTGAAAATAGTTTAATTAATGTTTTAGATAATTTTATTTGATTGTAAATTAAAAACTGATTAGAGTTTCTAGTCAGTTTTTTCATTTCTTTTTTTTCTTGTTTATGTTACAATATTAACATAAACTGTGTAAAAAATAAGAATTTATAAAAAAAGTTAAAGGGAGATATAATGAAAAAATTAACAACAAAAGTTCAAGTGTTATATGCACTAGGAGTGAGCTATGCCATTGTGGATCAAATATTTGCACAATGGATACTATATTTTTATTTACCATCTGAAAATTCAGGGCTAAAACCATTTATGGCACCAGTTTTAGTTTCAATAGCCTTGGCAGTATCAAGATTTGTGGATATGATAACAGATCCTTTGGTTGGTTTTTTATCAGATAAATATAATAGTAAATATGGAAGAAGAGTACCCTTTGTTGCAGTTGGGACTATTCCACTAATATTAGTGACAATAGCATTTTTTTATCCTCCAATAGGTAATGAAAGGACAAGTTTTTATTATTTAATGATAGTTGGCTCATTGTTCTTTACTTTTTATACAATAGTTGGGGCACCATATAATGCACTAATTCCTGAAATTGGAAGAACATCAGAAGAAAGATTAAATCTATCAACTTGGCAATCAGTTTTTAGATTATCTTATACAGCAATAGCAATTATTCTACCTGGAATTTTAATTAAAATGATAGGTGGAGATGATGTACTTTTAGGAATAAGAGGAATGATAATATTTTTATGTGTAATAGTTTTTATTGGACTAGCAACAACAGTATTTAGAGTTAGAGAAAGAGATTATTCAACAGGGGAAGTTTCAAATGTAAGCTTTAAAGATACAATAGGAATTATAATAAAGAATAAGAATTTTATACTATATCTTTTTGGAATGATGTTCTTTTTTATAGGTTTCAACAATTTAAGAGCTATTATGAACTATTATGTTGAAGATATTATGGGCTATGGAAAAAAAGAAATTACATTAGTATCAGCAGTATTATTTGGAGCAGCAGCTATATGTTTTTATCCAACAAATAAATTATCCAAAAAATATGGATATAGAAAAATTATGTTATGTTGTTTAGCAATGCTTATAGTTACAACATCTATGTTATTTTTCTTAGGAAAAATATTTCCAGTTAATTTTGGTTTTGTGTTATTTGGACTTATTGGTATACCTCTTGCGGGGGCAGCATTTATATTCCCTCCTGCTATGTTAAGTGAGATAAGTACACAAATTAGTGAAGATTCAGGAGCAAGAATAGAAGGAATTTCATTTGGAATACAAGGTTTCTTTATGAAAACATCATTTTTAATCTCAATAGTAATTCTACCAATAATTTTAGTTATGGGAAATGATGTTAATATAACTACTGCTATAACAAGTGGAGTTAGTAAAGTTGAAAAAACAGGAATTTATTTAGCTTCATTAAGTTCAGTATTTTTCTTTATAATTTCATTTATTTTTTATTATAAATATTCAGATAGTAAGAAAAGTAATATATAGGTGAGTTCTTATGAAAAAGTTATTCTTATTAATGATTTTATTTATCGTTTTAATGCTTAGATTTTCATTATCAGTTAGAGTAACAGAAATTTTTCAAAAAGAAGTATATAGGATGAATTTAAGTCTTGAAGATGGAAGAATAAAGGTTTTAAAAATTAATAATAAATATCCTTTAAAAAATATTTATGGAAAATTAGGATATAAAGAAAATGGTAAATATGAAGGATATTTTTTAATAAAGTCTATTAAAGAATATGAAAATATTTATTTTGTTGAACTTGAAGATGTTAAATCTACAAGAATAGAAGATAGTTTTTTAGAAAAATATCTTCAAACTCTTTTTAATAGAGCAGAAGAAAATTATTCTTATGGAATTAGAAATATAAATAGAGCAATTTTATTAGGAGATAACACTAGAATAAAAAAAGATTTAAAGGATAAAATTAGATATATAGGACTATCTCATATTTTTGCTATGTCAGGATTACATATAGGTTTAGTTATTGCTATTTTCTATTTTATCTTTAAGAAAACTGTAAAAAATAAAAGGCTAATTGAAATTTTACTTCTAATTTCAATTACCTTATATTATCTTTCAGTTAAAGAAAGTCCATCATTTACAAGGGCATATATAATGGCAGTAGTTTACTTATTAGGAAAATTATTTTATGAAAAAGTTGATTTAAGAAAGACATTATTTGTCAGTGCTATTATATCAATCCTTATAAACCCAATAGCAATATTTTCAGTTTCATTTCAACTTTCCTATGGAGCTATGATAGCAATAACATATATTTTTCCTTATGTAAGAAAAATAAATTACAAGAAATTTAAAATTTTAGATTATATCTTATTTACATCAACTATTCAAATATTTTTAATACCTATAACAGTTTATTATTTTAGTACTGTACAAGTTTTGTCCCTTATATCAAATTTAATATTTTTACCATTGGCAAGTTTTTATATTACAATAAATTATATAGCATTATTTTTAGAAAATTTTTATCTATCATTTTTATTAAAACCAATTATAGAAATTTTATATAAGATTTTAATTTATCTTATAGATTTATTTTCAGAATTACTTTATTTATCAGTGGAATATGAAAATAAAAAATTGATATATATTTATATAGTTGTATTTGTTATAATTATAATATGTAAAAATATGAAAAAGTCTCTACCCTTAGAGGATTAAGTGAAAAAGAGGAAGGATTATGGAAAATAATTTATTTAAAATACATTCAGATTATAAACCAACTGGGGATCAACCTGCTGCAATAGATAGTATAGTAAAAAATATAGAAAATGGGGTTAAAGACCAAGTTCTATTGGGAGTAACTGGTTCTGGAAAAACATTTACAATAGCTAATGTTATAGAAAGAGTACAAAGACCAGCTTTAATTATTGCACCAAATAAGACTTTGGCCGCACAACTTTATTCAGAGTATAAAAAGTTCTTCCCAGAGAATGCTGTTGAATACTTTGTTTCATATTATGATTATTATCAACCAGAAGCTTATATAAAGACAACTGATACATATATAGAGAAAGATTCATCAGTAAATGATGAGATAGATAAACTTCGTAATGCTGCAACAGCAGCTTTAATACATAGAAGAGATGTTATTATTGTAGCTTCTGTATCATCTATTTATGGATTGGGATCTCCTGATACATATAGAAGAATGACAATACCAATAGATAAAAAGACAGGGATTTCAAGAAAAGAATTAATGAAAAGATTAATTGCTTTAAGGTATGATAGAAATGATGTTGCCTTTGAAAGAGGGCAATTCAGAATAAAGGGAGATGTAATAGATATTTATCCATCATATATGAGTAATGGGTATAGACTGGAATATTGGGGAGATGATTTAGAAGAAATTTCTGAAATAAATACCTTAACTGGACAAAAAGTTAAAAAGAACTTAGAAAGAATAGTTATCTATCCAGCAACCCAATATTTAACAGCAGATGATGATAAGGAGAGAATTATAAAAGAAATAAAAGATGATTTAAAAGTTGAAGTGAAAAAGTTTGAGGATGAAAAAAAAATATTGGAAGCACAAAGACTAAGACAAAGAACAGAGTATGATTTAGAAATGATAACTGAAATTGGTTATTGTAAAGGTATAGAAAATTATTCAAGGTATCTAGCTGGTAAAAATCCAGGAGATACACCAGACACTTTATTTGAATACTTTCCAAAAGATTTTTTACTATTTATAGATGAATCACATATCACAGTACCACAAGTAAGGGGAATGTACAATGGAGATAGAGCAAGAAAGGAATCATTGGTTGAAAATGGTTTTAGATTAAAAGCAGCCTTGGATAACAGACCTTTAAGGTTTGAAGAATTTAGAGAAAAATCTAATCAAACAGTTTTTATTTCAGCAACACCAGGAGATTTTGAAGTTGAAGTTTCAGATAATCATATAGCAGAACAACTTATAAGGCCAACAGGTATAGTTGACCCAGAAATTGAAATAAGACCTACTAAAAATCAGGTTGATGACTTATTAGAAGAAATTAGAAAAAGAGCAGCTAAAAAAGAAAGAGTTTTGGTTACAACTCTTACAAAGAAAATAGCAGAGGAATTGACAGAATACTATATTGAACTAGGTGTAAAAGTAAAA encodes the following:
- a CDS encoding McrC family protein yields the protein MEEKIFIFREFQKITYNKNKKIFFKLKKYIKDNNLEDNYEFFKITKDVIVPQNFVGTILLDDIQIDILPKIPLVENNIEAEKIRFLEILQNIDYFKEKIFSNSKIEIIDTSILELFIHLFIEEVEKIVKKGLIYKYVDKNENLNVFKGKLDINSHIKYNFSHKERFFMKFDEFSVNSLENIIIKLTIQKLKKVSINPKNKENLNKIGHYFENVTILENSIENLKYLTFDRMNDYYKNAIQWSKIFLDNQSSSIFSTNNGEIPSILFPMETIFENYIANKLVNIIQEKSYCELLFKIQDSSCSIFSSISLNNTKIDNNILRIRPDIVIKNKNIKEIFILDTKWKVLNKLDDKFKISTEDIYQMLAYVKTYNDRNKNNYTCKKAYLIYPATNMRENTFSAKDKLIFKTDDFELNIYFVDLSSDENTENSLINVLDNFI
- a CDS encoding MFS transporter, whose translation is MKKLTTKVQVLYALGVSYAIVDQIFAQWILYFYLPSENSGLKPFMAPVLVSIALAVSRFVDMITDPLVGFLSDKYNSKYGRRVPFVAVGTIPLILVTIAFFYPPIGNERTSFYYLMIVGSLFFTFYTIVGAPYNALIPEIGRTSEERLNLSTWQSVFRLSYTAIAIILPGILIKMIGGDDVLLGIRGMIIFLCVIVFIGLATTVFRVRERDYSTGEVSNVSFKDTIGIIIKNKNFILYLFGMMFFFIGFNNLRAIMNYYVEDIMGYGKKEITLVSAVLFGAAAICFYPTNKLSKKYGYRKIMLCCLAMLIVTTSMLFFLGKIFPVNFGFVLFGLIGIPLAGAAFIFPPAMLSEISTQISEDSGARIEGISFGIQGFFMKTSFLISIVILPIILVMGNDVNITTAITSGVSKVEKTGIYLASLSSVFFFIISFIFYYKYSDSKKSNI
- a CDS encoding ComEC/Rec2 family competence protein, yielding MKKLFLLMILFIVLMLRFSLSVRVTEIFQKEVYRMNLSLEDGRIKVLKINNKYPLKNIYGKLGYKENGKYEGYFLIKSIKEYENIYFVELEDVKSTRIEDSFLEKYLQTLFNRAEENYSYGIRNINRAILLGDNTRIKKDLKDKIRYIGLSHIFAMSGLHIGLVIAIFYFIFKKTVKNKRLIEILLLISITLYYLSVKESPSFTRAYIMAVVYLLGKLFYEKVDLRKTLFVSAIISILINPIAIFSVSFQLSYGAMIAITYIFPYVRKINYKKFKILDYILFTSTIQIFLIPITVYYFSTVQVLSLISNLIFLPLASFYITINYIALFLENFYLSFLLKPIIEILYKILIYLIDLFSELLYLSVEYENKKLIYIYIVVFVIIIICKNMKKSLPLED
- the uvrB gene encoding excinuclease ABC subunit UvrB, which translates into the protein MENNLFKIHSDYKPTGDQPAAIDSIVKNIENGVKDQVLLGVTGSGKTFTIANVIERVQRPALIIAPNKTLAAQLYSEYKKFFPENAVEYFVSYYDYYQPEAYIKTTDTYIEKDSSVNDEIDKLRNAATAALIHRRDVIIVASVSSIYGLGSPDTYRRMTIPIDKKTGISRKELMKRLIALRYDRNDVAFERGQFRIKGDVIDIYPSYMSNGYRLEYWGDDLEEISEINTLTGQKVKKNLERIVIYPATQYLTADDDKERIIKEIKDDLKVEVKKFEDEKKILEAQRLRQRTEYDLEMITEIGYCKGIENYSRYLAGKNPGDTPDTLFEYFPKDFLLFIDESHITVPQVRGMYNGDRARKESLVENGFRLKAALDNRPLRFEEFREKSNQTVFISATPGDFEVEVSDNHIAEQLIRPTGIVDPEIEIRPTKNQVDDLLEEIRKRAAKKERVLVTTLTKKIAEELTEYYIELGVKVKYMHSDIDTLERIEIIRALRKGEIDVIIGINLLREGLDIPEVSLVAIMEADKEGFLRSRRSLVQTIGRAARNVEGRVILYADIMTDSMKEAITETERRRKIQKEYNAYNHIDPKSIIKEIAEDLINLDYGIEEKKFENDKKVFRNKTDIEKEITKLEKKIKKLVEELDFEQAIVLRDEMLKLKELLLEF